One Triticum dicoccoides isolate Atlit2015 ecotype Zavitan chromosome 3B, WEW_v2.0, whole genome shotgun sequence genomic window, CACAGAGtgatatgagttcttcatcaatctCCAAACCTGTTACGCCAGCGTCGCTAAACCGAAACAATATTAGTCATGAAAACTCATACCTCCCTTCCTTTTGGTATGCACGTCTTCCACAAGCTACCAATTAATGGATTTCTTTACCTCCTAGTGATAGCAATTTTtccttccacacacacacacacggctcATGCCTTGTGGCCCCCGCACAACTCCCCTGCACGCCGCCGTCCCTTTCTTGGTCTCATCTGTCTCTCGTGCACCTTCCAGCCGATGCCGTCTACACAACCTGCCCCCCTCTCCCGCGCGACCTATGGTTCATGAAGGCAGGCCCACGTGTTTGCAACATTACGCAAAGccaaagtttttttttgttttttttttgcggaaatACGCAAAGCCAAAGTTGACCACAACATGGTTCATAcaacatgccttttgtttttttgtgtgtgtgggcacGCAAACATCGTGCGCACTGAACGGCAAGCACGGCATAGCCTATGTTTCAAATTGTACCGCCGATTAGTTAGCAATAAAGCTCTTTTACTAgcaaaaaaaaaaataaaaataaaaaaaattgtaccGCCGATCGGACGGCTCGTAACGCGCGAATCCATCCAACGGATCGGAGGGCTGCGGGTCTTTTCCGGCAGCAAAGACGTGAGCCGACTTGAAACGCGTTCGGACCCACCAGTCAGTCAGCGACTCAGCGTGGCACCGGAGACCGACCGCGTCTCCGCCCGCCCATATATCGCCGGGTCCGTCCCACGGGCAAGCCGCCTCCCCCAGCCCAACCCGAACGCCACGCCCAAACCCAAAGCCaagtcgcactcctcctcctcctatccTCTTCCTCGCCGAGGCGGCGACCGGccagcgccgccaccgccaccgcccgcgCATCTCCGTTCAATTCGGTGACTCGCTACGCTCCCCCTGCGTTCTTCTGGCAAATTCAGTAGGTCGCTATTTCTTCAATTTCCGTGGGAAAATTGTAGGCCCTCCCGGCGCCGCGGCCGCTAGGGCTCTAGATCGCGCCGCGCGCGCGTCCTAGGGGTCCAGATCCGGACGGGCAGGGCCGACAGGACGACCTTCTTTGCGCCCTTTCGGCGTTCGATTTTCGAAACGCCGTTGCCCAAGTTCGTCGCGATTCATTCTACCGTGGTTTCGCCGCCGGCCGCGACTTTAGATCTGTCGCGCCTCGTGGATTGTTACGGGGTTTTGGTGCGAAATTTCGTGGCCTCATGAATTGTTATCCGGAATTGCGGATAGATTAGGTTTTCCCTAGAAGAGTCTTTGTGGGGAGGCAAGTTACCTTGACCTGAGAATTTACCCTGACCGGAATTGTGGTTATTGCAGGCGAATTTGGGGCTGAGGAAAGAGGAGGAACGACTTTTCGCTGGTGGCCTGAAATTCAGGACAAGGTAAGAAAGTGTATAATATGTCTCCACCTACTGCAATCATTGGATCTGTTAGTGCTTATGCGTGGCTGAGTCATGCATGCGTGCGCTGTACTTGTGGTAGTGCCAGCTGCAGTTATTCCTACTAGCCGCCTGGTGGTAGTCAGCGCTTGCTTTGTTTGGTTTGTTTGAACTGCTGGCGAAAGATTGGATTGTTGTTCTGCTGTGTGGTCTTTGAGAATAAGATATGGCGAAAAAAAAAAGATTCTTAGCTTCCTTTAAGATCTCCAAACTTTGAAGGTTAAGAACTGGAATCTCATTCAAGTTTAAACTGACGTGATAGTAAGAAGGCCTCATTTCATGGACCAGTAACCACTAGCAAGCTTCATCACGTAATAGGTTTACTTGTTATTATTGTGAGTTGTTACTAGGGACGCAGAATAAAATTTGGCTCACATATttctgtatgctctgaatgtttaaCAGTTATGAATCTTTAAGCTACTGTTTTGACATTAAAGTGGATTACATGAATCAGTTTGGTACTATCTTGGTGTTGCCTTCGGTTTAAACGACTCTCACTTTCTCATGGTCACCTGTGTTTGCTGATTTTAAGCATTTTGCTTCAGGGAAAGAAAATATTTGTAGTGTAGTCCCTTAATTTATTTCCTTTTACAGTCTGAGAATTGGGATTACATTCGAATTTTAAACTGATGCAACTATGCGTAACAATCAACAGACCTTGCCACATGTGTCAGGTTAATTAGTTTGTTTGTGTATAGTTACCAGAGCAGTATATGTTTTTGGTAGGATCTGAATGCTTAGCAGTTTGGAACCTTTAAGCTACTGTTTTGGGGTGAAGCGGATACCATGTATCAGTTTAGTGCTACTTTGGTGTTAATCTTTTCTTAGACATGCCAAGCTCTGTCCAGTGTTTGTTGCTTGTAAGGATTAGCTTCACTATGCTTTGAAATGCCTGATATTAAATGTCACTTGGTTGCCAAAATATAGTATTTGTTTGAGTTGCCTAAAGCTATTTGTTCTACTTACTGATTTGATTTACGCACTTCTTCTCTAGCATGCTAGATAATCCTAGATGTTCAGTAAACTAACAGTGTTTTTCTCTCTTCTAtgagatgcacttccttgcatcatTTCACGGCCCTGCAGGTTTTGAGCTTTTGTCTGTTTCGCTGGGATGGATGCCAAGAAGTTCCTGCAGATGGTCGAAGACAAGAAGAAGAGACTCCTCGAGAAGAAGGAAGCCCCTCTGAAATGGCAGCAGAAACTGGAAGCAGCAATCAAGGCCACTgaagaaaaggagaagaagctCAAGTCGAAAAAGCACAGGAGACGAAGCTATTCTTCCTCAGAATCTGACAGTGAATCCGAGAGCGACAGTGATCGGAAACACAGGAAGAGGAAGGACCGCAAAAGGCACAAAAGACATGGCCATTCTGACTCTGATGGTGCCAGGAGGCGCAAGCACAGGTCAAAGAGGAGGAGCTCGGGCTCTAGCGACGAGAGCGACAGTGATGAATATGATGGCGAATCTGAAGAAGAGCGCCGAAGGAAGAAGCACTCGCACAGGAGGAAGCATCGCCGACACTCTTCAAGGTCAGAGTCTGACGCCTCAGATTACAACAGCGATGATGATGAGCGAAGGTCAACCAGGAAGGACCATTCTAGGAGCCGGAGGCGTCGCCACCGGTCCTCAGACGATGAATCTGAGGAGAAGATCAGGTCGAGGCATAGGAAGCGTCATCACAGATCAAGTGACGAGGACAAGCCGTCAGATTCTGACAACCATAAGCGCCACAGGAGCCGCTCTATGTCCTTGGATGATGGTGCTGCTGGTGAGCCAGACAAGATGAATGATGGCAAGGGGTCTCACAAAAGCCggcaccaccgccgccaccaccatcaCCATCATGATCATCGTGCGAACTCTGCTGAACCCAGTGACGGGAAGCAACTCGTGTAAGTTGTTAAAATGCCTCAGAACCTGATTGGCATTTTCACTGGACTCTGTGACGTCCATGTTTGCTTGCCCCAGTTGGCTAGTTGCTGAATGGAAGCGATGTATCTTTCATAATGTTACTGTCTCCGGCTCTGGTGCGGATTCTGAAGCCTTTACTTGTTCTACTGAAACGTTTGGCGACACTAGATGTTATTTCCAGCGTTTCCTCTGTTGACATATGTTTGCTTGCTGATTTGGTGGTTAAACATGCCTGTTTCATTTGCTGCAAGTTCACTATTGCATTTTCGTTTATTGAGACATACTACGTTTGGATCATACTCCCTCGGTCCGGAAATACTTgttatcaaaatggataaaaggggatgtatctcaaaatggataaaaggggatgtatctagatgta contains:
- the LOC119274377 gene encoding G patch domain-containing protein TGH homolog, whose amino-acid sequence is MDAKKFLQMVEDKKKRLLEKKEAPLKWQQKLEAAIKATEEKEKKLKSKKHRRRSYSSSESDSESESDSDRKHRKRKDRKRHKRHGHSDSDGARRRKHRSKRRSSGSSDESDSDEYDGESEEERRRKKHSHRRKHRRHSSRSESDASDYNSDDDERRSTRKDHSRSRRRRHRSSDDESEEKIRSRHRKRHHRSSDEDKPSDSDNHKRHRSRSMSLDDGAAGEPDKMNDGKGSHKSRHHRRHHHHHHDHRANSAEPSDGKQLV